Proteins co-encoded in one Arachis stenosperma cultivar V10309 chromosome 7, arast.V10309.gnm1.PFL2, whole genome shotgun sequence genomic window:
- the LOC130941151 gene encoding phytoene synthase 2, chloroplastic, producing the protein MSMALQWVVTSTSLEVSSSMGFLDSVRDVRLLDSSKFMSRDFGSIRAKRDKRRKFRYCSLNTDMKYASVGQSGLENASNFPLLSNVLANPTAGGEVAVSSEKKVYDVVLKQASLVKRKLSSTTELDMKPDIAMPGNLGLLTEAYSRCGEVCAEYAKTFYLGTLLMTPERRKAIWAIYVWCRRTDELVDGPNASHITPSALDRWEARLEELFQGRPFDMLDAALSDTVSNFPVDIQPFKDMIEGMRMDLRKSRYKNFDELYLYCYYVAGTVGLMSVPVMGISPDSQATTESVYNAALALGIANQLTNILRDVGEDASRGRVYLPQDELAQAGLSDEDIFAGKVTDKWRNFMKSQIKRARMFFDEAEKGVTELNEASRWPVWASLLLYRQILDEIEANDYNNFTKRAYVSKAKKLFSLPTAYARSMVPPSRKLSPVMKA; encoded by the exons ATGTCTATGGCATTACAATGGGTTGTTACCTCCACCAGCTTAGAGGTCTCGAGCTCCATGGGCTTTCTTGACTCTGTCCGAGACGTGAGGCTCTTAGATTCTTCCAAGTTTATGTCCCGGGACTTTGGGTCAATTCGAGCAAAGAGGGATAAGAGAAGGAAATTTAGATATTGCTCTTTGAATACTGATATGAAGTATGCAAGTGTTGGTCAATCCGGCCTAGAGAATGCTAGTAACTTCCCTCTGCTGTCGAATGTGCTTGCGAACCCAACTGCAGGAGGAGAAGTAGCCGTTTCATCGGAGAAGAAGGTCTATGATGTGGTGCTGAAGCAAGCATCTCTGGTCAAGAGGAAGCTGAGCTCAACCACTGAACTTGACATGAAGCCAGATATTGCCATGCCAGGGAACTTGGGCTTGTTGACCGAGGCTTATAGCCGCTGCGGAGAAGTTTGTGCAGAATATGCTAAGACATTTTACTTGG GAACTCTCCTGATGACTCCTGAAAGGCGAAAAGCTATCTGGGCGATATACG TATGGTGTAGGAGAACAGATGAACTTGTTGATGGTCCCAATGCTTCACATATTACACCAAGTGCATTGGATAGGTGGGAAGCAAGATTGGAAGAGCTTTTCCAAGGCCGTCCATTTGATATGCTCGATGCTGCTTTATCTGATACAGTTTCCAATTTTCCCGTTGATATTCAG CCATTCAAAGACATGATCGAAGGAATGAGAATGGATCTTCGGAAGTCTCGATACAAGAACTTTGACGAACTATATCTCTACTGTTATTATGTTGCGGGCACAGTCGGTTTAATGAGTGTTCCAGTCATGGGAATTTCGCCAGATTCACAAGCCACGACCGAAAGTGTATATAATGCCGCCTTGGCTCTtggcattgcaaatcagctAACAAACATACTCAGAGATGTCGGAGAGGA TGCTAGCAGAGGAAGAGTGTATCTACCACAAGATGAGTTGGCTCAGGCAGGGCTTTCGGATGAGGACATATTTGCCGGAAAAGTGACAGACAAATGGAGGAACTTCATGAAGAGCCAAATTAAAAGGGCGAGAATGTTCTTTGACGAGGCAGAAAAGGGAGTGACAGAGCTTAACGAAGCTAGCCGGTGGCCG GTATGGGCTTCCTTGCTATTATATCGGCAAATATTGGACGAGATTGAAGCTAATGATTACAACAATTT